The following are encoded in a window of Oncorhynchus keta strain PuntledgeMale-10-30-2019 chromosome 10, Oket_V2, whole genome shotgun sequence genomic DNA:
- the LOC118389148 gene encoding G protein-coupled receptor 137Ba-like, with amino-acid sequence MNGEAMDMSLESSSPVVEKSTVGGISAAPEPAFTMAAAGNGSLPPPPTMAPAIPPYVKLGLTVAYTVFYSLLFAFIYAQLWLVLRYRHKRFSYQTAFLFLCLLWAALRALLFSFYFRDCVTANTLGPFAFWLLYCFPVCLQFFTLSLMNLYCAQVYFKAKSKYTPELLKYKLPLYLVFLAVSLLFLVVNLACALLVKMTATDVKTIVLVRVTINDTLFVLCAVSLSICLYKVAKMSLASIYLESKGTSVCQVTLIGVLVVLLYASRACYNLVVLALTDIETINSFDYDWYNVSDQADLRSTLGDAGYIVFGVILFVWELLPTSLVVFFFRVRRLPQDRSGSGIPNHVLSSRGYFFDNPRRYDSDDDLAWSIPPQNNSTSLITDCYDWGSHNSSFTVQTGTDEQRLAPVTGELRPY; translated from the exons ATGAATGGAGAAGCGATGGACATGTCCCTGGAGTCATCATCCCCGGTGGTGGAGAAAAGCACCGTCGGGGGGATTTCAGCGGCACCAGAGCCGGCATTCACGATGGCAGCAGCCGGTAACGGCTCCCTGCCTCCTCCGCCCACCATGGCCCCGGCCATCCCACCCTACGTCAAGCTTGGCCTCACTGTGGCCTACACTgtcttctactctctcctctttgcCTTCATCTATGCCCAGCTGTGGCTAGTGCTCCGATACCGACACAAGCGCTTCAGCTACCAGACGGccttcctcttcctgtgtctGCTGTGGGCCGCGCTGCGcgccctcctcttctccttctactTCCGCGACTGCGTCACGGCCAACACGCTGGGGCCCTTCGCCTTCTGGCTGCTCTACTGCTTCCCCGTCTGCCTGCAGTTCTTCACGCTGAGCCTCATGAACCTCTACTGCGCCCAG GTTTACTTCAAGGcaaagtccaagtataccccaGAGCTCCTTAAATACAA GCTCCCTCTCTACCTGGTCTTCTTGGCGGTCAGTCTTCTCTTCCTGGTGGTCAACCTGGCCTGTGCCCTGCTGGTTAAGATGACCGCCACCGATGTCAAGACCATTGTCCTGGTCAGAGTCACCATCAACGATACGCTCTTCGTGCTCTGCGCCGTCTCACTGTCCATCTGCCTTTACAAGGTGGCTAAGATGTCCCTGGCCAGCATATACCTCGAGTCCAAG GGAACGTCGGTGTGTCAGGTGACTTTGATTGGCGTCCTGGTGGTTCTGCTGTACGCATCACGGGCCTGCTACAACCTGGTGGTGCTTGCTCTGACCGACATCGAGACCATCAACTCTTTCGACTACGACTGGTACAACGTGTCCGACCAG gCTGACTTGAGGTCCACTCTGGGAGACGCTGGCTACATCGTGTTCGGGGTGATCCTTTTTGTCTGGGAACTGCTGCCAACCTCCCTGGTGGTCTTCTTCTTCAGGGTCCGCAGGCTGCCACAGGAcagg AGTGGATCAGGGATCCCAAACCATGTGCTCTCGTCCAGAGGTTACTTCTTTGACAACCCCCGTCGGTACGATAGCGACGATGACCTGGCGTGGAGCATCCCTCCTCAGAACAACTCCACAAG CCTAATTACAGACTGCTACGACTGGGGCAGCCACAACAGCAGTTTCACTGTCCAAACAGGGACGGACGAACAACGGTTGGCACCAGTGACGGGAGAGCTTCGTCCATACTGA